The genomic stretch GCCGGGCAGGGAGAGGTGGTCGCGGGATTTCGGACCAGGTGCTAAGCTGTAGCGCCTGAGGAAGAACGCACAGAAATGACCAAACGGAAACGCTATTCGGCAGAGTTCAAGGCGAAGGAGGCTCTGGAAGCCATCCGGGAGGAGCTGACGACAGCCGAACTTGCCAAGAAGTATGGCATCCACCCCACGATGATCAGCGGCTGGAAGAGGACTGTGATCGAGAACATGGCCGCAGCCTTCAATGGCCAGGCGACCGCGGAGCCGACGATATCGGCGGCAGAGGTCGAAAAGCTACACGTCCCACTGTCCGACAGCACATGCCTGCATGTGCGACAGGAAAGATCGGGCAGTTGGTCGTGGAACGGGATTTTTTGTCGGAAGCCTCCAGTTTCGTCCTCGGCGCTGGAGGCAAAAAGCGGTGAAGAAAGACCATCCTGATCTCAGCGTCCGGCGGCAATGCAGCCTGCTGACACTGGCACGCTCAAGCCTCTACTACCAGCCGCGCGGTGAAAGCGCCGAGAACCTGAAGTTTATGGAAATTATCGATCGGCAGTTCTTGGAGACGCCGTGGTATGGGTCCCGGCAAATGGCCCGGCACTTGGCTCGCGCGGGACATAAATGCGGGCGGCATCGTGTGCGGCGGCTGATGAAGCTCATGCGGTTGGTGCCGATCTACCAGGAACCGAAGACCAGCAAGAAGCACCCGGAGCACAAGATATATCCATATCTTCTGAAGGACTTGCCAATCACCCGGCCCAACCAGGTCTGGTGTGCTGACATCAGCTACATTCCCATGCGCCGTGGTTTTCTTTATCTCGTGGCCGTCATGGACTGGCATAGCCGGAAGGTGCTGAGCTGGCGGCTCTCGAACAGCATGGACGCGAGGTTTTGCGTTGAGGCTTTGAAAGAAGCGCTGGCCGGATACGGTGTCCCCGAGATATTCAACACCGATCAAGGTTCGCAATTCACCAGCACCGATTTCACCGAGGTGTTGCGCGATGCGAAGGTCAAAATCTCGATGGATGGTCGGGGGCGCTGGATCGACAACCGGATGATCGAACGGCTATGGCGATCCCTCAAATACGAATGCGTCTACTTGAACGCCTTCGAAACCGGTTCCGAAGCCCGCAACGGGATCGGTGACTGGATCACCTATTACAACGAAAGACGCCCGCACTCATCACATGGGCTCCTGACGCCGGACGAGGCCTATGGTAGACGATCTCCGGACCTGAAGGCCGCCGCCTGAAATGAAACCAATGCTATAGCTTAGCAAGGCGGCAAACTGGTCGAAAATCCGGGACCACCTCTACCTGGACGAAGTCGTCGTTCCGATCAACGGCATGAGGCAGTGGCTGTGGCGAGCGGTGGATGCGAACGGGGACGTGCTGGATATCCTTGTGCAGCCGCGCCGAAATGCCAAAACCGCCAAGCGTTTTCTTGCTCAGTTGATTGCCCGGTTTGGCAAGCCTCGTGTCGTCGTGACTGACAAATTGCGCAGTTACATCAAACCGATCCGGGCTCTTGCGCCTGAAGCTGATCATCGGGCACACAAAGGGCTCAACAATCGCATCGAGGGCTCGCATCGGCCGATCCGCAAACGGGAGAAGGTCATGGGCCGGTTCAAATCGATCCGACAGACGCAAAGGCTCCTCGCGGCCCACGATCAAATCAACACGATGTTCAGACCCTGCCGCGACCGCCTCTCAACCGCCTCATACCGCCACGCAAGGTCCGATGCCTTCACCTGTGGGGCCGGTATGCGTTTGAAATGACCGCCTGAGAAAATCACTCCTGAGGCCCGGAACAGGTCGGTGACGTTAAGTTGGCTATGCCGTTGGCTCAGATCGCCGTCAGGCCTGCCGACAGCCACTTGGCAAAGTCCGCCTCGTCAACGGATCCCGTCGCAAGCGCCTCCATCATTCTGACACCTTCTGTTGTCTCGGGACGGAAGGCGTAGCCATTCAGGCGAAGGAATGTCAGCGCCGTCACAAAAGCCGTGCGCTTGTTGCCATCCACAAAGGCATGAGCCTTGGCAATGCCAAAGGCATATGCCGCAGCCATCTCTGCAACCCCGGCATCAGAAAAGACCGCAAGGTTCATCGCACGCGCGCAC from Antarctobacter heliothermus encodes the following:
- a CDS encoding type II toxin-antitoxin system death-on-curing family toxin: MSKPVWVPLAAVLAIHDRQIARHGGASGMRDRALLEMGCARAMNLAVFSDAGVAEMAAAYAFGIAKAHAFVDGNKRTAFVTALTFLRLNGYAFRPETTEGVRMMEALATGSVDEADFAKWLSAGLTAI